One segment of Campylobacter concisus DNA contains the following:
- a CDS encoding autotransporter domain-containing protein, whose translation MLGAFAMPTFDNSDEDAKIDGRVRNYGLGIFSRLNLPRDFYIDLMAKAGRSQTKKIDAKDVDYKISMPYYNASFGIGKKIKFDSGLNYALSYVGSDEADIGQSTLKFSSITSSRAKIYSKIAYDAGKFNPYEKISAEYKFNTKSKIVVIQEDEEISLTQKGTSSEVEVGLRYTPTNATLINFWHSTIFWQKRSKQRKTSVCL comes from the coding sequence ATGCTTGGGGCTTTTGCTATGCCAACATTTGATAACAGCGATGAAGATGCCAAAATAGATGGTAGAGTTAGAAATTATGGACTTGGTATTTTTTCAAGACTAAATTTGCCGCGTGATTTTTATATCGATCTCATGGCAAAAGCTGGTAGGAGCCAGACTAAGAAGATTGATGCGAAAGATGTGGATTATAAAATCTCGATGCCATACTACAATGCTAGCTTTGGCATCGGCAAAAAGATAAAATTTGATAGCGGGCTAAACTACGCACTCTCTTATGTCGGTAGCGATGAGGCAGATATCGGACAAAGCACATTAAAATTTAGCAGCATTACATCAAGTAGAGCTAAAATTTACTCAAAAATAGCCTATGATGCTGGCAAATTTAATCCTTATGAAAAAATTAGCGCTGAGTATAAATTTAACACCAAGTCAAAAATAGTGGTGATCCAAGAAGACGAGGAGATCAGCCTAACTCAAAAAGGTACAAGTTCAGAGGTTGAGGTCGGTCTAAGATATACGCCAACTAATGCAACACTCATAAATTTTTGGCATAGCACAAT